TCAAAGGCGGGGCGGCCATCAACCTGGACTTCTTCATTCACCTGCCGCGCCCGATGGGGACGCCCGGGGGCGGTGTACTGCACGCCATCGAAGGCTCTCTGGTGATGGTGGCGCTGGCCTCGTTTTTCGCCATTCCTCCGGCGCTGCTGGCCGCTTTTTACCTGCTCTACCGTCCCAACACGCCCCTGGCCAACGCGCTGCGCTTCAGCACCGATTTGCTCTCCGGCGTGCCCTCCATCGTCATCGGCCTGTTCGGCTACGCCATCATCGTGGTTCATCAGAAACACTATTCGGCGCTGGCAGGCGGCGTGGCCTTGGCCATCATCATGCTGCCCGTGGTGCTGCGCTCCACCGAGGAGATGCTCAAACTGGTGCCCAAAGACTTGCGGGAAGGCGCCCTGGCCTTAGGGTCGCCGGAGTGGCGGGCCGCCCTTTCGGTGCTACTCCCCGCCGCGGCGGAAGGCATCGTCACCGGCATCATGTTGGCCATCGCCCGCGCCACAGGCGAAACCGCGCCACTGCTCTTCACCGCCCTGGGCAACGACAATTACGATATTGGCCGCTACATCCGCCAGGGGATGCAATACCACCAAAGCCTCGGCCAGATTCTGGGCAACATCCTCGGCCAGCCCACCGATGCCTTGCCTCTTACCCTGTGGAAATACGCACAGCAGCCTTACCCCGAGCGCATCCAACAGGCCTGGGCCGTGGCCCTGGTGCTCATGCTCTTCGTGTTGACGCTCAACATTGTCGCCCGACTGTGGCTGGCCTCGGCCAAACGCCATCGCCGTTGATGCTTTCCCCATCCCTCTTCAAAATCGGAGAAGGTGAGCCATGCCCGAATCCCTCGTCACGAAAATGGAAGTCCGGAATGTGTCCGTGTTCTACAAGGACTTCAA
The Anaerolineae bacterium DNA segment above includes these coding regions:
- the pstA gene encoding phosphate ABC transporter permease PstA, with the protein product MLGLTGVATLLAVIPLVWITVYVIIKGGAAINLDFFIHLPRPMGTPGGGVLHAIEGSLVMVALASFFAIPPALLAAFYLLYRPNTPLANALRFSTDLLSGVPSIVIGLFGYAIIVVHQKHYSALAGGVALAIIMLPVVLRSTEEMLKLVPKDLREGALALGSPEWRAALSVLLPAAAEGIVTGIMLAIARATGETAPLLFTALGNDNYDIGRYIRQGMQYHQSLGQILGNILGQPTDALPLTLWKYAQQPYPERIQQAWAVALVLMLFVLTLNIVARLWLASAKRHRR